In the genome of Dyadobacter fermentans DSM 18053, the window AATGTCTTTCACCAGCTTTCCATGCACGTCTGTGAGACGGAAACGCCTGCCCTGAAACTTGTAGGTGAGCCGCTCGTGGTCCACACCCATCAAATGCAGCAGCGTAGCGTGGAAGTCGTGGACGTGCACCGGGTCTTTCACGATATTGTAGCTGAAATCGTCGGTTTCGCCAAAACTGAATCCCGATTTGACGCCCGCGCCGGCCATCCACATCGTGAAGCACCGCGGATGGTGGTCGCGGCCGTAGTCGGTAGCGCTGAGCTTGCCTTGCGAATACACCGTCCGGCCGAATTCCCCGCCCCAAATCACCAGGGTATCGTCCAGCAACCCGCGGCGTTTCAGGTCCATAATGAGCGCGCCGGTGGCCTGGTCGGTGGCCTTGCATTGCTGCGCGATAGCCTTGGGCAGCCCGCCGTGCTGGTCCCAGCCCTGGTGGTAGAGCTGCACAAACTTGACGTCTTTTTCGAGCAGTTTGCGCGCCAGCAGGCAGTTGGCCGCATAGGTGCCCGGGTCGCGGCTATCGGGGCCGTAGAGTTCGAAAACTTCGTCGGGTTCCGCGGCGGTGTCCATTACTTCGGGCACGGAGGTTTGCATGCGGAAGGCCATTTCGTATTGTGCAATGCGGTTGTTGATCTCCGGGTCGCCGTAAGCGTCGTTTTGCAGCTGGTTGAGTTTCGAAAGATAGTCCAGCATTTCCTTCCGGTCGTGGCCGTCGTAGCCTTCCGGATTGTTCAGGAACAGCACCGGGTCTTTGCCCGAACGGAACTGCACGCCCTGGTGCCGTGATTCGAGAAAGCCGTTTCCCCAAAGCCGGGCATAGAGCGGCTGGTCTTTGGGGGCATTTTTTGAAACCAATACAATGAATGTGGGCAGGTTGTTGTTGTCGGTCCCGAGCCCGTAGCTTACCCATGATCCGATGGACGGCCTGCCCGGAAGCTGGTTGCCGGTTTGGAAAAAGGTAATGGCAGGGTCGTGGTTAATGGCTTCCGAATAAATGGATTTGACAATGCAGAGGTCGTCCACCACTTTGGCGGTGTACGGCAGCAGCTCGCTCACCCAGGTGTTGGTTTTGCCGTGCTGGTTGAAACCGTAAATCGACGGGGCCATAGGCAGCGCGCTCTGGCTCGCGCTCATGCCCGTGAGCCGCTGACCTTTCCGCACCGAATCGGGCAGGTTTTGCCCTGCCATTTTGATCAATCCGGGCTTGTAGTCGAACGTTTCGAACTGCGAAGGCCCGCCTGCCATAAACAAATACACCACGCGCTTGGCCTTGGGCGCGATATGCGGCAATGCTTTCAGGATATCGGCTTCGAGGTCCGAGGCGGTGGCGGCTTGCCGCGTGGCCGATCCGTATAGCTTATCCAGCCCGAAAAGCGAGCCGACGGCCATCGCGCCCAGCCCGAGGGATGTCTGGGTAAGAAAGCGGCGGCGGTCGAGTTTCCGGTGCAGTTCGTTGAATTCGGGCGTATGCAGGCGGAATTCGTCTTCGTGATGGTGCTGCATAATTATCTTTTGGTTAGGCTGGCGTCGGAATTGAGGATGGTACTGGCTACCACGCTGTTGGCGGCCAGCAATGCCGGGTCGAGCGTTTTGTCAGGTATATGCTGACCGGTTTGCAGCCAGCCGGCTGTTTTCTTCGGATTCTTCCTGAATTTCTCTTCCTCCACTTTCCGCAATGCAAGCAGGAGTTCCACCTCTTTACCAGGCGGCTTGCGGCCGGTGAGCTTGCGGTAGGCGGTGGTTACCGACTGCCGCGGGTCGGGAATGCGGGTCATTTGTTCGCCCAGCACGCGCATGGCTTCCACAAATGTCGGGTCGTTCAGCGTCACCAGGGCTTGTAATGGCGTGTTGGTCTTCTGGCGGCGCACCACGCAAAAGCTCCGCGAGGTAGCGTCGAACGTCGCGAGTGTCGGGTTGGGAACGGAGCGCTTGACGATCACATACAGGCTCCGGCGATACACCGCATTGCCCGAGTCGGGGGTGTAGGTGCTGCTGTTAATCGACCATAGTCCTTCCGGTTGGTAGGGTTTTACGCTTGCCCCGCCTATTTTCGGGTTCATTAATCCGCTTGCAATCAATGCATTATCGCGTATCATCTCGGCCGACATCCGGTTGGCAGGCCCGCGTGCGTACAGGCGGTTCTCGGGGTCGCGCTCGTGTACTTCCCGGCTTGTGCGGGAGTCCTGGCGGTACGTGGCAGACATTACGATCAGTTTGTTCAACTTCTTCACATCCCAGCCCGATTCACGGAACGTAACGGCCAGCCAATCGAGCAGTTCGGGGTGGGTGGGAAGCTCGCCCTGGTTGCCGAAATCTTCGGTGGTTTTGACCAGGCCGGTCCCGAAGAAGTTCTGCCAGTAGCGGTTCACAGCCACGCGGGCAGTGAGCGGGTTGTCGGCGTGGGTGAGCCATTGGGCCAGTCCGTACCGGTTTTTCGGTAAGTTTTTAGGGTATTCCAAAATGGCGGCCGGTGTGGCAGGAAACACTTTTTCGCCCAAAGCATCGTAGTTTCCCCGTTCGAGCAAATAGGCTTGCTTAGGCTCCGGCATTTCCTGCATGACCATCAGCTCGCGGACGTGCTCGGTGGAATCGGAAAGCTGCGTGCGCACATCCTGCAATGCAAGCCGCGCCTTCGCCGCCGCCGGATCTACCGCCGACAAATAATAGTTTTTCAAGGCCGCGCTTTCCGCCGCATTCAACTGTGCGGCGTTTTTTGCTGCTATGCCCGCCCACGATGATTTA includes:
- a CDS encoding DUF1501 domain-containing protein, with protein sequence MQHHHEDEFRLHTPEFNELHRKLDRRRFLTQTSLGLGAMAVGSLFGLDKLYGSATRQAATASDLEADILKALPHIAPKAKRVVYLFMAGGPSQFETFDYKPGLIKMAGQNLPDSVRKGQRLTGMSASQSALPMAPSIYGFNQHGKTNTWVSELLPYTAKVVDDLCIVKSIYSEAINHDPAITFFQTGNQLPGRPSIGSWVSYGLGTDNNNLPTFIVLVSKNAPKDQPLYARLWGNGFLESRHQGVQFRSGKDPVLFLNNPEGYDGHDRKEMLDYLSKLNQLQNDAYGDPEINNRIAQYEMAFRMQTSVPEVMDTAAEPDEVFELYGPDSRDPGTYAANCLLARKLLEKDVKFVQLYHQGWDQHGGLPKAIAQQCKATDQATGALIMDLKRRGLLDDTLVIWGGEFGRTVYSQGKLSATDYGRDHHPRCFTMWMAGAGVKSGFSFGETDDFSYNIVKDPVHVHDFHATLLHLMGVDHERLTYKFQGRRFRLTDVHGKLVKDILA